In the genome of Deltaproteobacteria bacterium, one region contains:
- a CDS encoding IS256 family transposase, which yields LGIMDGLPGLEAVFKQEFPSAKVQRCQVHVARNVLAKVPKKLKKEVADDLRSIFYASSRKKWKDTILSAVSCLERSINACLTFFSFPEEEWISLRTTNIIERLNKEFKRRTKPMEILAGETACYRLLAFISLRMELHWRSNPIGKVRNNLPFHKELAYEKFTQKS from the coding sequence CCCTGGGCATCATGGATGGCCTGCCTGGCCTTGAGGCCGTATTCAAGCAAGAGTTCCCTTCGGCAAAGGTACAACGTTGTCAAGTCCATGTGGCCAGGAACGTATTGGCCAAGGTACCCAAGAAGCTAAAGAAGGAAGTAGCGGATGATTTAAGGTCCATTTTCTATGCCTCTTCAAGAAAGAAGTGGAAGGATACCATTCTTTCTGCTGTATCCTGTCTTGAGAGATCCATCAATGCCTGCCTGACTTTTTTCAGCTTTCCTGAAGAGGAATGGATATCTCTACGGACTACCAACATCATTGAGAGACTGAACAAGGAATTCAAGCGCAGAACGAAACCCATGGAGATACTTGCTGGTGAGACTGCCTGTTACCGTCTCCTGGCCTTTATCTCTCTGAGAATGGAACTGCATTGGAGGTCAAACCCAATAGGAAAAGTACGTAACAACCTGCCTTTTCACAAAGAATTGGCCTATGAGAAATTCACACAAAAAAGTTGA
- a CDS encoding molecular chaperone DnaJ: MSHNRWEDIDQARKLLRLPEQVTRTEILEAYRHCCRDLHPDRNPGMDTSEEMARLNTAYKVLMEYVDRYEIKLNPNEDGMTEGEWWMHHFGQDPIWTGDHEEE; the protein is encoded by the coding sequence ATGAGTCACAATCGCTGGGAGGATATAGATCAAGCCAGAAAGCTCCTCAGGCTTCCTGAACAGGTGACAAGAACCGAGATTCTGGAGGCATACAGACATTGCTGCAGAGACCTTCATCCTGACAGGAATCCCGGCATGGACACATCAGAAGAGATGGCCAGGCTGAATACGGCCTACAAGGTCCTGATGGAATATGTCGATAGGTACGAAATAAAGCTCAATCCAAATGAAGATGGCATGACCGAGGGAGAATGGTGGATGCATCACTTCGGACAGGACCCTATATGGACCGGAGATCATGAGGAAGAATAG
- a CDS encoding aspartate kinase (catalyzes the formation of 4-phospho-L-aspartate from L-aspartate and ATP, in Bacillus, lysine sensitive; regulated by response to starvation.) encodes MALIVQKYGGASVASCDLIKKVADRVISCKKQGNDVIVVLSAMAGETDRLIELARQVQPMSDPRELDVLLATGEQMTVSLFAMAAKEKGFEAMSFLGYQVPINTDSSYGKARILDISPERLDAALKSGYIPVVAGFQGVTSRGNITTLGRGGSDTTAVAAAVALNADICEIYTDVDGVYTTDPSICPNASKIDRISYEEMMEMASLGAEVLEIRSVELAMRYGMPLHVRSSFNCNTGTYVIKEDETMEQVLVSGVTYSRNEARITVTKVPDRPGIAAGIFNPISEANIVVDMIIQNTRAGDLTDMTFTVSRGNYEMAMDIVKKVAKGIGAEKVAGDQSIAKVSIVGAGMRNHAGVAGKMFDILARHGINILMISTSEIKISCIIEEKYTELAVRALHEEFGLNYE; translated from the coding sequence ATGGCCCTGATCGTGCAGAAATACGGAGGTGCTTCAGTAGCAAGCTGCGACCTGATTAAAAAAGTTGCAGATCGTGTAATTTCCTGCAAAAAACAGGGAAATGATGTTATAGTAGTCCTCTCTGCCATGGCGGGAGAGACCGACCGGCTGATTGAACTGGCAAGGCAAGTGCAACCAATGTCAGATCCCAGGGAACTCGACGTCTTGCTGGCCACCGGAGAGCAGATGACCGTCTCCCTCTTTGCCATGGCAGCCAAGGAAAAAGGCTTTGAGGCCATGTCCTTTCTGGGTTATCAGGTCCCAATCAACACGGATTCATCCTACGGAAAGGCCAGGATCCTGGACATATCTCCTGAAAGGCTCGATGCAGCCCTTAAATCGGGATACATTCCTGTTGTGGCAGGCTTTCAGGGAGTTACTTCCAGAGGTAATATCACTACCCTCGGAAGGGGCGGCTCAGATACAACCGCAGTGGCAGCAGCCGTAGCTCTTAATGCCGATATCTGCGAAATATATACAGATGTAGACGGGGTCTACACGACAGATCCGAGTATATGCCCAAATGCCAGTAAGATTGACAGGATTTCCTATGAGGAAATGATGGAAATGGCGAGCCTCGGTGCAGAGGTCCTTGAAATCCGGTCAGTGGAACTTGCCATGCGATACGGGATGCCTCTCCATGTGAGATCGAGCTTCAACTGCAACACAGGGACCTATGTTATTAAGGAGGATGAAACCATGGAACAGGTATTGGTTTCGGGTGTCACTTACAGCCGAAATGAAGCACGTATTACCGTCACCAAGGTCCCTGACAGGCCGGGTATAGCTGCCGGTATATTTAATCCGATCTCGGAAGCAAATATTGTGGTTGACATGATCATCCAGAATACAAGGGCCGGTGACCTTACTGATATGACCTTCACGGTTTCAAGGGGAAATTATGAAATGGCCATGGATATAGTGAAAAAAGTGGCCAAAGGGATCGGGGCTGAGAAGGTGGCCGGAGACCAGAGCATTGCCAAGGTCTCTATAGTTGGAGCAGGGATGAGGAACCACGCAGGTGTGGCCGGCAAGATGTTCGATATCCTGGCCAGGCACGGCATTAATATCCTCATGATCAGCACGTCTGAGATCAAGATATCCTGCATCATTGAGGAAAAATATACTGAACTGGCTGTTCGTGCACTGCATGAGGAGTTTGGCCTAAATTATGAATAA
- a CDS encoding citramalate synthase, with amino-acid sequence MNKRIEIYDTTLRDGTQAEDFNLSVEDKVRITLKLDDLGIDYIEGGWPGSNPKDEQYFREIQNYSLSHSRLAAFGSTHHAKHHAHEDKNLRALVAARTPVVIIFGKTWVVHVKDVLRITPEKNLELIKNSLSWLRPQVRTLFYDAEHFFDGYKADRDYALETLRRALAGGADCLVLCDTNGGTLPHELTEIIRDVRKTLGEGTRLGIHCHNDAEVAVANSLAAVRAGVTHIQGTINGFGERCGNANLCSIIPDLMLKMGYECTAGKNIGKLTSVSRFVSEIANLSHNKYQPYVGESAFTHKGGIHVSAVRRNPESYEHIRPELVGNVQRILVSDLSGRSNILAKARQYGLDLESRDPLVLDIVAQLKDLEAQGFQFEGAEASFELLMRKAIGTGRKYFDLLAFRVIDQKLKDNEPTQAEATIKVRVGGHTEHTAAVGNGPVNALDNAMRKALEKFYPQLKEMILHDYKVRVLPGSPGTEAKVRVLIESRDQHDKWGTVGLSHDIIEASWQALVDAICFKLLKSEKDGQRL; translated from the coding sequence ATGAATAAAAGGATTGAAATATATGACACAACCCTGCGGGACGGGACTCAGGCCGAGGACTTTAATCTCTCAGTCGAGGATAAGGTCCGGATAACATTAAAACTTGACGATCTCGGCATTGATTACATTGAGGGGGGCTGGCCTGGCTCCAACCCGAAAGATGAACAATACTTTCGCGAGATTCAGAACTACTCCCTAAGCCACAGCAGGTTGGCGGCCTTTGGCAGTACACACCACGCCAAGCATCATGCCCATGAAGATAAAAACCTCAGGGCGCTCGTGGCGGCCCGGACTCCGGTTGTCATAATATTCGGGAAGACATGGGTAGTACATGTAAAAGACGTCTTGAGGATCACACCGGAGAAGAACCTGGAACTGATAAAGAACTCCCTTTCCTGGTTAAGGCCCCAGGTCCGGACACTATTTTACGATGCCGAGCACTTCTTTGACGGATACAAGGCCGACCGGGACTATGCCCTTGAAACCCTGCGCCGGGCATTGGCCGGAGGAGCAGATTGTCTTGTTCTGTGCGATACCAATGGCGGAACCCTGCCCCACGAACTGACAGAAATCATACGGGACGTCCGGAAGACCCTGGGGGAAGGAACTCGACTGGGTATCCACTGCCACAATGACGCAGAAGTTGCCGTGGCCAACTCCCTGGCGGCAGTCAGGGCGGGAGTAACGCACATCCAGGGTACCATCAACGGCTTTGGCGAGAGGTGCGGGAATGCCAACCTATGCTCCATAATTCCGGACCTTATGCTCAAAATGGGATATGAATGTACGGCAGGTAAAAATATCGGGAAGCTCACCAGTGTATCCAGATTTGTGAGTGAGATCGCAAATCTGTCCCACAATAAGTACCAACCCTATGTCGGGGAAAGCGCCTTTACCCACAAGGGGGGTATCCATGTCAGCGCCGTCCGCCGCAATCCCGAATCGTATGAACACATAAGGCCTGAATTAGTAGGAAATGTTCAACGCATTCTGGTCTCTGATCTTTCCGGGAGGAGTAACATACTTGCCAAGGCCAGGCAGTACGGCCTTGATCTGGAGAGCCGTGATCCTCTTGTGCTGGACATTGTGGCCCAATTAAAGGATCTCGAGGCCCAGGGTTTTCAGTTCGAAGGCGCAGAGGCCTCGTTTGAGTTGCTCATGAGAAAGGCCATTGGTACCGGGCGCAAGTACTTTGATCTCCTTGCCTTCAGGGTCATAGACCAGAAGCTCAAAGACAATGAACCTACACAGGCAGAAGCTACCATCAAGGTACGCGTAGGCGGCCATACAGAACACACCGCCGCGGTGGGCAACGGGCCGGTGAATGCCTTGGATAACGCCATGAGAAAGGCCCTTGAAAAATTCTATCCGCAGCTCAAGGAAATGATACTGCATGATTACAAGGTAAGGGTTCTTCCCGGAAGTCCCGGGACAGAGGCCAAGGTACGGGTGCTGATAGAATCAAGGGATCAGCATGACAAATGGGGAACGGTCGGGCTCTCCCACGACATCATTGAGGCCAGTTGGCAGGCACTTGTGGATGCCATCTGTTTCAAGCTGTTAAAGTCAGAAAAAGACGGGCAACGATTATAA
- the amrS gene encoding AmmeMemoRadiSam system radical SAM enzyme, with amino-acid sequence MKEALFYTVEDKGKVQCQLCNHRCHIKPGRRGICRVRENRNGKLYSLVYGKVISANSDPIEKKPLFHFLPGSTSYSIATVGCNFRCLHCQNWQISQYPRIHEGEIAGEDREPEDIVNAAVLDGAKSISYTYVEPTIFYELAYDCAVLAKKRGLRNVFVSNGYMTPEVTRHLAPVLDGINIDIKAFTDKFYHDVCKARLQPVLDNVRLMHELGVWVEVTTLIIPGWNDSPQELRDIARFVKGVDPSIPWHVTAFYPTHKMLDRPPTPVATLRLARKIGLEEGLRFVYEGNVPGEGGENTYCPACGAEIIKRFGFRIAKNLLSDGRCSKCGEAIQGIWA; translated from the coding sequence ATGAAAGAGGCCCTTTTTTATACGGTTGAGGACAAAGGAAAGGTGCAATGCCAGCTCTGTAACCATCGCTGTCATATTAAACCCGGAAGAAGGGGGATTTGCAGGGTCCGGGAAAACAGGAACGGTAAGCTCTATAGTCTTGTTTACGGTAAGGTTATATCGGCAAATTCTGATCCCATTGAAAAAAAGCCCCTTTTTCATTTTCTGCCGGGTTCGACCTCATATTCAATTGCCACCGTGGGTTGCAACTTCAGGTGTCTCCACTGCCAGAACTGGCAGATTTCCCAGTATCCGCGCATCCATGAAGGAGAGATAGCCGGGGAGGACAGGGAACCGGAAGATATTGTAAATGCAGCGGTTCTTGATGGGGCAAAGAGTATAAGCTATACCTATGTTGAGCCCACAATCTTCTATGAACTGGCTTATGACTGCGCGGTTCTTGCCAAAAAGAGGGGCCTCAGGAACGTCTTTGTCAGCAATGGTTATATGACCCCGGAAGTGACCCGGCATCTGGCTCCTGTGTTGGACGGAATAAACATTGATATAAAGGCCTTTACGGATAAATTTTACCACGATGTCTGCAAGGCAAGGCTTCAGCCCGTTCTTGATAATGTTCGTCTGATGCACGAACTTGGAGTATGGGTGGAGGTAACAACCCTGATTATTCCCGGATGGAATGATTCCCCGCAAGAATTGAGGGACATAGCCAGGTTTGTTAAAGGAGTCGATCCTTCAATACCGTGGCATGTAACAGCGTTTTATCCCACTCACAAGATGTTGGACAGGCCGCCTACTCCGGTTGCCACCTTGCGTCTTGCCAGGAAAATAGGCCTTGAGGAAGGCCTGCGGTTTGTCTATGAAGGCAATGTTCCCGGCGAGGGCGGAGAAAATACCTATTGCCCTGCCTGCGGCGCAGAGATCATCAAGAGATTCGGCTTCAGGATAGCGAAAAATCTATTGTCTGATGGGCGATGCAGCAAGTGCGGAGAGGCCATTCAGGGCATATGGGCCTGA
- a CDS encoding acyl-CoA synthetase, translating into MLEALLYPKNIAVIGASRTPGKVGHEIVANLINGGFAGDIIPVNPSADQILGLKCYKTLKDFEGTVDLGIVTVPRQNVMAVVQSSIEAGVRALSIITAGFRETGEEGAELENVLAGLCRSHNVRLLGPNCLGIMNTHHHMNASFAGDMPEAGGISIFSQSGALCTAIVDSSVTGHFGLAKLISLGNKADLTEVDFLAALARDERTKVIAGYLEDIVSGDEFVKAAEDASSIKPVVILKTGTTEAGRRAASSHTGGLAGADIAYGAAFRRSGVIRADTFQAFLDYASALAMQPLPEGDRVLIITNAGGPGTMAADAVEKSGMTVAMLNYSTAAALKERLPRASSTGNPVDVLGDADPERYAIALSTGQDDDSVDAIIVILTPQAMTKPAETARAIAGCVRSDKPVLAAFMGGKHVMPGNDELVAAGLPVYNSPERAVGALKAMYDYSVWRRRPPRIVTRFRVHRRRVERIIARHLRTKRILIGDIKAKQILGAYGFRIPEGHITSTTDEAVEVSEQIGYPVAIKIVSPNIVHKTDLGGVKLHLSTADDVRDAFDLMMLRIRQNAPEAHIEGIYVEKMLARGLEVIIGMSRDPQFGPMLMFGLGGIFVEVMKDVTFHLAPITAEEAFQMLKSTRSYEMLLGTRGEKGVDFAAIANGLQRISQLVTDFQEITELDINPFIVGDIGTDPFVADARMTLTLQKAE; encoded by the coding sequence ATGTTAGAAGCTCTGCTCTATCCAAAAAACATCGCGGTGATCGGGGCATCAAGGACGCCTGGCAAGGTAGGCCATGAGATAGTAGCCAACCTGATCAATGGCGGTTTTGCCGGTGATATAATACCTGTTAATCCGTCAGCAGACCAGATTCTTGGGCTCAAATGCTACAAAACCCTTAAGGACTTTGAAGGAACTGTGGACCTGGGCATTGTTACTGTCCCAAGGCAGAACGTCATGGCTGTCGTACAATCATCTATAGAAGCAGGCGTGAGAGCCCTTTCGATAATTACCGCTGGATTCAGGGAGACGGGCGAAGAGGGCGCAGAGCTTGAGAATGTCCTGGCAGGTCTCTGCAGATCTCACAATGTACGGCTGCTCGGGCCTAACTGCCTGGGCATTATGAACACACATCACCACATGAATGCCTCGTTTGCCGGGGATATGCCTGAAGCAGGAGGCATATCGATTTTTTCCCAGTCAGGGGCATTGTGCACTGCTATTGTGGATTCATCCGTAACGGGACATTTCGGGCTTGCAAAGCTCATAAGCCTCGGCAACAAGGCTGATCTTACAGAGGTGGATTTCCTGGCGGCCCTCGCCAGGGATGAAAGAACAAAGGTTATTGCCGGATACCTTGAAGATATTGTTTCCGGTGACGAATTTGTGAAAGCGGCAGAGGATGCCTCATCGATCAAGCCGGTCGTAATTCTGAAGACCGGGACTACCGAGGCAGGTCGCAGGGCTGCCTCCTCCCACACAGGAGGCCTGGCTGGAGCTGATATAGCCTACGGTGCGGCTTTCAGGCGTTCCGGAGTGATCCGCGCAGATACTTTTCAGGCCTTTCTTGACTATGCATCGGCCCTGGCAATGCAGCCCCTTCCCGAGGGTGACCGCGTTCTTATTATTACAAATGCCGGCGGACCCGGCACAATGGCCGCGGATGCTGTGGAAAAATCCGGCATGACCGTTGCCATGCTGAATTACAGTACGGCAGCCGCCCTTAAAGAGAGACTTCCAAGGGCGTCGAGTACAGGCAATCCAGTGGATGTGCTCGGCGACGCTGATCCGGAAAGATATGCCATTGCATTAAGCACCGGCCAAGACGATGATTCAGTAGACGCCATCATCGTAATCCTGACGCCACAGGCCATGACAAAGCCTGCTGAAACCGCAAGGGCCATTGCCGGTTGCGTAAGGTCCGACAAGCCTGTTCTCGCGGCATTCATGGGAGGCAAGCATGTAATGCCCGGCAATGACGAACTGGTTGCTGCCGGGCTGCCTGTATATAATTCACCTGAGCGGGCCGTTGGTGCCCTAAAGGCCATGTACGATTATTCCGTGTGGCGGCGGCGTCCGCCGCGGATAGTAACACGATTCAGAGTTCATCGCCGGCGAGTGGAACGGATAATTGCCAGGCACCTGAGGACCAAAAGGATACTCATAGGAGATATAAAAGCCAAGCAGATCCTTGGTGCTTACGGCTTCAGGATACCCGAAGGCCACATCACAAGCACAACTGACGAGGCTGTAGAGGTTTCCGAGCAAATAGGATACCCTGTAGCCATAAAAATCGTCTCGCCGAATATCGTACATAAAACAGACCTCGGTGGCGTGAAGTTACACCTGTCTACTGCAGATGACGTGCGGGACGCATTTGACCTGATGATGCTGAGGATAAGGCAGAATGCTCCTGAAGCCCACATCGAGGGCATTTACGTGGAGAAGATGCTTGCACGGGGCCTTGAAGTCATCATAGGTATGAGCCGTGATCCGCAGTTTGGTCCGATGCTCATGTTTGGACTCGGGGGCATATTTGTCGAAGTGATGAAAGACGTTACCTTTCACCTGGCTCCGATTACCGCGGAAGAGGCATTCCAGATGCTTAAAAGCACCAGGTCCTATGAAATGCTCCTGGGAACCCGTGGGGAAAAAGGAGTGGATTTTGCCGCAATAGCCAATGGTCTTCAACGCATCAGCCAGCTCGTGACGGATTTCCAGGAAATTACCGAGTTGGATATCAATCCATTTATCGTCGGAGATATCGGAACCGATCCCTTTGTGGCTGATGCCCGAATGACACTGACTCTTCAAAAGGCTGAATAA
- a CDS encoding 4-hydroxybutyrate CoA-transferase has product MSKPDQTPYDPDWQKKYKDMICTPGKAVSSLRPGQRVFIGTGCGEPKELVKALTDRASKLADMEIVQLLTLGEAPYAHKKLADCFMVSSFFVAENVRGIIQEGLGKYTPIFLSDIPRLFGSGQLPLDVALIQVTPPDERGKVSLGVSVDIVKSAAENASLVIAQVNPQMPRTLGDSFIDIYDLDILVPVDTPIFEATLPESTEVVRKIGERIAALVEDDSTVGFSVGRIPNAVVDFLKEKQNLGIHTEMFTDNIIDLVESGAVTGAKKTLDRGRIVASFCFGTRRLYDYINNNPLFSFRPTEYVNNPSIIAKQHKMVAINTALEIDLTGQVCADSIGTKFYSGIGGQVDFNSGAARSYGGKAIIALPSTTADGTTSRIVAKLSPGAGVVTTRGDVHYVVTEYGVAYLHGKSVRERALALISIAHPRFLEMLLKEAIEAKYLRKELADAGKSFIVAPHGARTSLLLDDGTKINFRPIHPTDEPKIKDLLYTLSQDAVYSRFMTHIQRFPHKQIKDFVYIDHRKEVAIVGVLPEVHGEDIIAVGRYYLDPRTNRAEVAFVVRDDWQGRGIGKFMFKYLTTIAKQHGITGFTAEVLRSNKRMLAIFNNSGLRVRSRLNNDIYSFEMDLD; this is encoded by the coding sequence ATGAGCAAACCAGATCAGACGCCATACGACCCGGACTGGCAGAAGAAATACAAAGACATGATCTGCACTCCAGGGAAGGCGGTCTCGAGCCTGCGGCCCGGGCAGCGGGTATTTATCGGGACAGGATGCGGGGAACCAAAAGAACTGGTCAAGGCCCTGACCGACCGCGCTTCCAAACTGGCGGATATGGAGATTGTCCAACTCCTCACTCTGGGTGAGGCCCCTTATGCCCACAAAAAACTTGCCGATTGCTTCATGGTGAGCAGCTTTTTTGTTGCGGAAAATGTCAGGGGGATTATTCAGGAAGGGCTCGGCAAATATACACCCATTTTTCTCTCAGATATTCCCCGGCTTTTCGGTTCAGGTCAGTTGCCGCTGGATGTTGCCCTGATACAGGTTACACCTCCGGATGAACGTGGGAAAGTGAGCCTTGGGGTCTCGGTGGATATTGTCAAAAGTGCGGCTGAAAACGCCTCGCTCGTCATCGCCCAGGTCAACCCTCAGATGCCCAGGACCCTTGGAGACAGTTTTATTGATATCTATGATCTGGACATTCTGGTCCCTGTGGACACGCCCATTTTTGAAGCGACCTTGCCAGAAAGCACGGAAGTGGTACGCAAGATCGGAGAACGCATTGCGGCCCTGGTGGAAGATGATTCCACTGTTGGGTTTTCGGTCGGGCGCATCCCCAACGCGGTGGTTGATTTCCTGAAAGAAAAGCAAAATCTCGGTATACACACGGAGATGTTTACAGACAACATCATAGATCTGGTGGAATCCGGAGCTGTAACCGGTGCAAAAAAGACCCTCGACAGGGGCAGAATTGTTGCCAGTTTCTGTTTTGGAACCCGCAGGCTCTATGACTATATCAACAACAATCCCCTTTTCTCTTTTCGTCCGACCGAGTATGTCAACAACCCCTCTATTATTGCCAAACAACACAAGATGGTGGCTATCAACACGGCATTAGAGATAGATCTTACAGGCCAGGTCTGTGCGGATTCCATTGGTACCAAATTCTATTCAGGTATCGGCGGCCAGGTAGACTTTAACAGTGGTGCAGCCAGATCTTATGGGGGCAAGGCGATTATAGCCCTGCCATCCACCACAGCAGATGGAACCACTTCACGGATCGTTGCGAAGTTGAGTCCGGGTGCCGGTGTAGTGACCACCCGTGGAGACGTACATTACGTAGTAACCGAATACGGCGTGGCCTACCTCCACGGCAAAAGCGTTCGTGAACGGGCCCTGGCGCTAATCAGCATTGCACACCCGCGTTTTCTTGAAATGCTCCTCAAGGAGGCCATTGAGGCAAAATACCTCAGGAAAGAGCTCGCGGATGCGGGAAAGAGCTTCATAGTCGCTCCACATGGAGCAAGAACGTCGTTGCTTTTGGACGACGGAACAAAAATCAACTTCAGACCGATACACCCCACTGATGAGCCGAAGATAAAGGACCTGCTCTACACCCTCTCCCAGGATGCCGTGTACTCTCGTTTCATGACACATATCCAGCGCTTCCCTCATAAACAGATCAAGGATTTCGTGTACATAGATCATCGAAAAGAAGTGGCCATCGTAGGCGTCCTGCCTGAGGTCCATGGGGAAGATATAATTGCGGTAGGTCGGTATTACCTGGATCCTCGGACCAACCGTGCAGAAGTCGCATTTGTGGTCCGCGATGACTGGCAAGGTCGCGGCATAGGCAAGTTTATGTTCAAATACCTTACCACCATAGCCAAACAGCATGGCATCACCGGCTTCACTGCCGAAGTCCTTCGAAGCAACAAAAGAATGCTGGCGATTTTCAATAATAGCGGCTTGCGGGTAAGAAGCAGGCTGAATAATGATATCTACAGCTTTGAGATGGACCTTGATTAA
- the xth gene encoding exodeoxyribonuclease III, whose amino-acid sequence MTFSIATFNTNSIRSRLHIVIPWLEKNPVDVLCMQETKVRDEDFPKEAFDKIGYNVICRGQKSYNGVAIASRHKIKDMAAGFDDHENSPEDETRLIRCIVKDIPVVNAYVPQGRALDHVYFQIKLRWFERLRELFERNYSPDEPLLWCGDFNVAPEPADVYAPDRLADHVCFHEDVRKALEKVKAWGFIDVFRKLNPGPDQYTFYDYRIPNAVKRRLGWRIDHILATAALAEHAEKAYIDIGPRLSQKPSDHTFLVAEFGKTAAT is encoded by the coding sequence ATAACATTCAGCATTGCAACCTTCAATACGAATTCCATAAGGTCACGTCTTCACATAGTGATTCCCTGGCTTGAAAAAAATCCGGTTGATGTGCTTTGCATGCAGGAAACAAAGGTCAGGGATGAAGATTTCCCAAAAGAAGCATTTGATAAAATAGGCTATAATGTGATCTGCAGGGGCCAGAAGTCTTACAATGGCGTTGCGATCGCCAGCAGACACAAGATAAAAGATATGGCTGCCGGTTTCGATGACCATGAAAACAGCCCGGAGGATGAAACCAGGCTTATCCGTTGTATCGTAAAGGATATTCCTGTTGTAAATGCGTATGTTCCCCAAGGCAGGGCCTTGGACCACGTGTATTTTCAGATAAAGCTCAGGTGGTTTGAAAGATTAAGGGAGCTCTTTGAAAGAAATTATTCCCCTGACGAACCATTGCTCTGGTGCGGAGATTTCAATGTTGCCCCTGAACCGGCAGACGTTTATGCCCCGGACCGCCTGGCCGATCATGTCTGCTTCCACGAAGATGTCCGCAAGGCCTTGGAGAAAGTCAAGGCATGGGGATTCATAGACGTATTCCGGAAGCTTAATCCGGGTCCGGACCAGTATACTTTTTACGACTACAGGATACCCAATGCGGTCAAGAGGCGCTTGGGCTGGCGCATAGATCATATACTTGCCACGGCTGCGCTGGCTGAACATGCTGAAAAGGCATATATAGATATTGGTCCGAGACTTTCTCAAAAACCCTCGGATCATACTTTCCTGGTGGCGGAGTTCGGAAAGACCGCGGCGACCTGA